From Quercus lobata isolate SW786 chromosome 1, ValleyOak3.0 Primary Assembly, whole genome shotgun sequence, one genomic window encodes:
- the LOC115983997 gene encoding sister chromatid cohesion protein SCC4 codes for MEALAEGLWGLADFHEEKGEIHKAVKCLEAICQSHVSFFPVVEVKTRLRIATLLLKHSHNVTHAKSHLERSQLLLHSIPSCFDLKCRAYSLLSQCYHLVGAIPPQKQILNKALQLTTSSGNELSVKLWSCNFNSQLANALIIEGDYQSSIAALESGYICAAQISYPELQMFFATSILHVHLMQWDDENLVEQAVNRCDQVWESIEQNRRQQCLGLLFYNELLHVFYRFRVCDYKNVSQHVDKLDAAVKADMQQTREIQELTNEINTLNQSLSRSDLHYRDRSALAEKQAQLQERLKSKTRLSSSGQHYLEPAYFGNVKRTLEDKLELAPSPIDGEWLPKSAVYALVDLMVVIFGRPKGHSKECGKRIQSGMHIIQEELVKLGITDGVKEVDLQHSAIWMAGVYLMLLMQFFENKVAVELTRSEFVEAQEALVQMKNWYMRFPTILQACESIIQMLRGQYAHYVGCYSEAAFHYLEGAKLTESKSMQAMCQIYAAVSYICIGDAESSSQALDLIGPVYRMMESFVGVREKTGVLFAYGLLLMKQHDLQEARNRLAKGLQLTHNHLGNLQLVSQYLTILGSLALALHDTVQSREILRSSLTLAKKLYDIPTQIWVLSVLTALYQELGERGNEMENVEYQRKKEDEMQRRLADAHSSIHHIELIDKVKLEVQQFHEIDIKRTIAGPSMGVNLDIPESIGLSTPLPAPSSSKLVDLDSRRRGKRKI; via the exons ATGGAAGCATTGGCGGAGGGACTTTGGGGACTGGCGGATTTCCACGAGGAGAAAGGCGAGATACACAAAGCGGTGAAGTGTCTCGAAGCCATATGCCAGAGCCACGTGTCGTTCTTCCCCGTCGTCGAAGTCAAGACTCGCCTCCGAATCGCCACGCTTCTCCTCAAGCACTCTCACAACGTCACTCACGCCAAGTCTCACCTCGAGCGCTCCCAGTTGCTCCTCCATTCGATTCCTTCTTGCTTCGATTTGAAGTGCCGAGCCTACAGCTTGCTCAGCCAGTGCTACCATCTCGTCGGAGCTATTCCGCCGCAGAAACAGATTCTCAATAAGGCTCTTCAGCTCACCACTTCTTCTGGCAACGA GCTTTCGGTGAAATTGTGGTCTTGCAACTTCAATTCACAGCTGGCGAATGCGTTGATTATCGAAGGAGATTATCAGAGTTCAATTGCTGCTTTAGAGAGCGGTTATATCTGTGCGGCTCAAATTTCTTATCCCGAATTGCAG ATGTTCTTTGCAACTTCCATACTGCATGTGCACCTCATGCAATGGGACGATGAGAATTTGGTTGAGCAAGCTGTTAATAGATGCGATCAGGTCTGGGAATCGATTGAGCAGAATAGA AGACAACAATGCCTTGGTTTACTCTTCTACAATGAGCTGCTGCACGTATTCTACCGATTTCGTGTCTGTGACTACAAGAATGTTTCACAGCATGTAGACAAATTGGACGCTGCTGTGAAGGCTGATATGCAGCAAACACGGGAGATACAGGAGCTGACAAATGAAATAAACACCTTAAATCAAAGTCTCTCCCGTTCTGACCTTCATTACAGGGATAGGTCAGCATTGGCTGAAAAACAAGCTCAGCTTCAAGAGCGGCTTAAAAGTAAGACCAGATTAAGTTCAAGTGGCCAGCATTATCTGGAGCCAGCATATTTTGGAAATGTGAAACGGACATTGGAAGATAAGCTTGAGCTGGCACCATCTCCTATAGATGGAGAGTGGCTACCAAAAAGTGCTGTCTATGCACTAGTTGATCTTATGGTGGTCATTTTTGGACGTCCAAAGGGTCATTCTAAGGAGTGTGGAAAGAGGATACAATCTGGAATGCATATCATCCAAG AGGAGCTGGTGAAGCTTGGAATAACTGATGGTGTGAAAG AGGTGGATTTGCAACACTCTGCCATTTGGATGGCTGGTGTGTATTTAATGCTACTAATGCAGTTCTTTGAAAATAAAGTGGCTGTAGAGCTCACACGGTCTGAATTTGTTGAAGCACAAGAG GCTTTGGTGCAGATGAAAAATTGGTATATGCGCTTTCCAACAATTTTACAAGCTTGTGAAAGTATTATCCAGATGCTTAGGGGGCAATATGCCCATTACGTAGGCTGTTATAGTGAAGCAGCTTTTCATTATCTTGAAGGAGCAAAG CTCACAGAGAGCAAATCAATGCAAGCTATGTGCCAAATATATGCAGCTGTGTCTTACATTTGCATTGGTGATGCTGAATCATCTTCACAG GCTCTTGATTTGATAGGACCTGTTTACAGAATGATGGAGTCTTTTGTTGGAGTCAGAGAGAAAACGGGTGTTCTTTTTGCCTACGGCCTTTTATTGATGAAACAGCATGATCTACAGGAAGCACG AAATCGACTGGCCAAAGGACTGCAGTTGACACACAATCATTTGGGGAATCTTCAACTTGTTTCTCAGTATTTGACTATCCTTGGGAGTTTGGCGCTTGCCCTGCATGACACTGTACAGTCTAGAGAGATCTTGAGATCATCCCTAACATTGGCAAAGAAGCTTTATGATATCCCAACTCAGATTTGGGTGCTTTCTGTTTTGACAG CCTTGTATCAAGAGTTGGGTGAGAGGGGAAATGAAATGGAAAATGTTGAATatcaaaggaaaaaggaagatgAGATGCAAAGGAGACTTGCTGATGCACATTCATCCATTCATCACATTGAACTA ATTGACAAAGTAAAACTTGAAGTTCAGCAATTTCATGAGATTGACATCAAGCGTACAATCGCAGGCCCTTCCATGGGGGTCAATCTCGACATCCCTGAGTCCATTGGTCTGTCTACTCCGTTACCTGCTCCATCATCATCAAAGCTTGTGGATTTAGACTCTAGAAGGCGTGGGAAGAGGaaaatttag
- the LOC115984008 gene encoding NAD(P)H-quinone oxidoreductase subunit N, chloroplastic: protein MAATACLNYGAPASLNPQQKQQSPRARNNCLIDTTIMGKRNMMMMGLRGRYNNANKRVGMVRCSGIGIGDFIGGDLVKPDLGRWLSDVEEHKALAIYTPHEGGYEGRYLNRLRYQGYYFLDLTARGLGDPETTLTKVHPVCPAHVGKQPIARWYFPPEVDYRLAALPPDAKGLVVWIIEAKVLSKSELQFLALLPTLRPKVRVIAECGNWRKVVWKPLKEIAGLTENEGA from the exons ATGGCAGCCACAGCATGCTTGAATTATGGAGCACCTGCCTCACTCAATCCACAGCAGAAACAGCAATCACCAAGGGCAAGAAACAACTGCTTGATAGATACAACAATTATGGGAAAGAGAAACATGATGATGATGGGGTTGAGAGGGAGATATAATAACGCAAACAAAAGGGTTGGAATGGTGAGATGTAGCGGTATAGGAATAGGGGACTTCATAGGAGGGGATTTGGTGAAACCTGATCTAGGCCGATGGCTATCAGACGTGGAAGAGCACAAAGCCCTTGCAATTTACACCCCACATGAGGGAGGCTATGAGGGACGTTACCTTAACCGACTCAGATACCAGGGCTACTATTTTCTCGACCTCACTGCTCGAGGCCTTGGAGATCCTGAGACCACCCTCACCAAGGTTCATCCTGTTTGTCCT GCCCATGTAGGGAAGCAGCCAATTGCAAGATGGTATTTCCCACCAGAGGTTGATTATAGGCTAGCTGCACTGCCTCCTGATGCGAAAGGACTTGTGGTCTGGATAATTGAAGCCAAG GTTCTGTCGAAGTCAGAATTGCAGTTTCTCGCATTGCTTCCCACCCTAAGGCCTAAAGTCAGGGTTATTGCCGAGTGCGGAAACTG GAGAAAGGTTGTGTGGAAGCCACTCAAAGAAATTGCAGGACTAACAGAAAATGAGGGAGCATGA